A region of the Litchfieldia alkalitelluris genome:
TCATCAAACTTAGTGAGCTGAGTTTACTAGTTTTGAATAATGTTTGAAAAATAGATTGATTTTATCTAATGAAATATATTTGTAATATAATTATAATCTATTTGTCTTTTTATGATGATATACTTCTAATTGTGGCAAATAAAGAAAAAAATTAGATTATTTCATACATATTGGTAATATTCGTGTTTAATTCAATAAAATAGAATAGAATTTTCATAGATTAACTGAAATTGGGGAAAGAGGGAAGAGTGTGTTAAAGAAAAGGCTCTTAGTAATTAATACAGTACTTGCACTAGGATTGACAACGTTTTCAATACCAGCAGTAAACGCAGAAGAATTAACAAGCGATAGTCAGCAGAAATACACTCTCATCCAAGAAGAACGAACTGAAATCCAGGCAGAGCTATTAGCAGTTGTAGAAGAATTAACAAAAATACAACAAGAGATTAATGGATTAAATGAACAAATCGAAAAAGTAGATCAAGCAATTGCTGATAATAATAAAATGATTGAAAAAACTGAAAAAGAGATAGAAGTAGCAGAAAGTGTAATTGAAGAGCTAGAAAAGGAAATGAGCGTACTTCAAGAAGGAATTGATCGCCGTTTTGGTATTTTAAAAGAGCGTGCAATTACACTACAGCAAAGTGGCGGTAGTGTAATTTATCTTGAGGTGTTAGCAGGTTCTTCAAGCTTTAGTGATTTTATCGATCGTGTCTTCGCTGTAATGACGATTGCACAATCAGATGCCGATTTGCTAGCACAGCAAGAAGCCGATCAGCAGGAATTGAAGGACAAGCAGGCTATCGCGTTGAAAAAAATAGAAGATTTAACTGCGATGAAAACGGAATTTGAAGGAATGCAAGCGCAGATAAAGGAACAAAAGAAAGAAAATGATGCGCTTAAAGAAGAACTAAAAGAGATGGAAAATGAAAGTCTAGCTTTTTTAGAAGAGCTACAGAATAAAGATAATGAGTTAGCTCAAAAAGCTATCGCTATTCAACAAAGTATAAGTCCTAAAAAAGAAGCAACATCTTCAGGTGGAACTTCTTCTATAAAACCAAACACCCAGATAGGTAGTGTTGTGGTACAAGCACCATCAGCCAAAGTGTCATCTAGTTTAAGAGAAGCGATTGAGGATTCATATAAATATATTGGCAATTCCGTTTATGTTTTTGGTGGTGGACGAACTGCCTATGATATTGCAAACGGTCGATTTGATTGCTCTGGATATGTATCATATGTTTTCCGCCAGGCAGGAAAAAGCATCGGTGGTAGCACTGATTCTATTAAATATGCAGGACGCCAAATTTCAACTAAAGATATGCAATATGGTGATCTAGTATTCTTTGATACGTATAAAAAAGATGGACATGTTGGAATTTATATCGGTGGAGGAAAGTTTATTGGCTCACAAAGCTCAACTGGAGTAGCCATCGCTGATATGACAACAGGTTATTGGAAGCAAAAATTTAACGGACGAGTTGTACGCGTGAATTAATACTAAAAAAAGCTGCTTGATGAGGTTTCAATTACTTCATTAAGCAGCTTTTTTACTTTTTGAAATTAAATCAGGCTAGCTTAACAGTGTCCGATTTGGAATCTTGTAATTTGATTTTAGGCAGACTTCCAAGTTAATTAATATTGTATCAAGGAGAATGAAAATGTTTTGCTTACCTTGTGTGGAATGAGCGGAGAGCCACTTGACTCCTGTGGGATATGCGGTTGACGTGAGACCCCGCAGGAGCGAAAACGACGAGGAGGCTCACGCACCGCCCCACGGAAAGCTAGTGGCTCGCAGCGATTGGAACTCGCTAGCCTAAGTATTTTCAGATAATCACTTGGTATATAATCAGGTCTCTTAGTGACGGAAAGTCATCCCTATTATCTTCAGGGTTACCTAGCTCTGAATCACTTTAACTGCAAATCTGCGGTTCCTTGGTCCATCAAACTCACAAAAATAAACCCCTTGCCATGTCCCTAACAATAATTTCCCACCTGAAATGATCAGTGTTTGAGAATGACCAACCGTACTGGTTTTTAAATGCGCTGCCGTATTTCCTTCCATATGCCGATCCTTTTGGTGATGCCAAGGATAGACTTCATCAAACCTTCTTAACATATCAATCTTTACATCTGGATCAGCGTTCTCATTTACTGTAATACCAGCAGTTGTATGTAAGGATGACACAACGATAATTCCTTCAGAGACCCCTTGTTTTTTTAACCATCCATTAATAGTAGCCGTAATTTCAATCATTTGGTCACGTGAATGTGTTTTTAATTCGAAAAGATGTTCCATATAACATACCTCCATGTTGATTCGTATTCATAACTAATAACAAAAGATGGAGCGTAAAACAAGTTCCATTTTTATTTTTCCCTTGAAATCAATCCTTATATTTGACATTTCAGGCAATCCAACTAAAAATAGGTAAATAGGTGAATAATTTAGTTAGTTAACTATTTTTTGAGGAAGTGAACTGATGTTAGCCATGTTTAAATATTTGAAGGGCTATACCTTGCAAATAATAGGTATAGTAGTTTTTACATTAGCGGGAAGTGTGTTGGAGTTATATCTACCAACATTGATGGCTGATGTCGTCGATATTGGAATTGTGAATAATGATATGCCATTTATATTGCAAACTGGA
Encoded here:
- a CDS encoding coiled-coil domain-containing protein, with protein sequence MLKKRLLVINTVLALGLTTFSIPAVNAEELTSDSQQKYTLIQEERTEIQAELLAVVEELTKIQQEINGLNEQIEKVDQAIADNNKMIEKTEKEIEVAESVIEELEKEMSVLQEGIDRRFGILKERAITLQQSGGSVIYLEVLAGSSSFSDFIDRVFAVMTIAQSDADLLAQQEADQQELKDKQAIALKKIEDLTAMKTEFEGMQAQIKEQKKENDALKEELKEMENESLAFLEELQNKDNELAQKAIAIQQSISPKKEATSSGGTSSIKPNTQIGSVVVQAPSAKVSSSLREAIEDSYKYIGNSVYVFGGGRTAYDIANGRFDCSGYVSYVFRQAGKSIGGSTDSIKYAGRQISTKDMQYGDLVFFDTYKKDGHVGIYIGGGKFIGSQSSTGVAIADMTTGYWKQKFNGRVVRVN
- a CDS encoding secondary thiamine-phosphate synthase enzyme YjbQ, translated to MEHLFELKTHSRDQMIEITATINGWLKKQGVSEGIIVVSSLHTTAGITVNENADPDVKIDMLRRFDEVYPWHHQKDRHMEGNTAAHLKTSTVGHSQTLIISGGKLLLGTWQGVYFCEFDGPRNRRFAVKVIQS